GATCTACTCTGCTCATTCCCTCACTGTACTGGTTTTGTACAAGGTATGGCTGTTCTACCTTAGTTTTGGGTGTATTCTTTACACGACGAGTAGCTTCTTGAAGGGGCAAGTGAGTCTCACAGTTACTTGTAATCGTCACAAAGAGTTGTCATTCCATTTACACAGAAAACTTCTCCATCACAGCGCAAATCAAACTCTCCTCTTGTGCTTTTCTTCATGACTGCATTTGGTTTCATCAGCTTGGCAGCACCAGCATTCTTATTATCTCGAACAGTGCCAGTAACCTTGATGTTCTGCTCAGCAAGGGACTTCAACAGAACATACGATGTAAAGAAGTTGTCAAAGTACATTTTATGTTTAGTGACTTGAACAAGACTCAATGGTTGACATCATGTCATTCACAACACGGGTTCCAAAAGGAAGTTTTGTCTAATCGGGTTCTTTGCCTCTGTACAGCTGTAGCTTATATGGGTAGCCATCAATGCCACAGAGTGCCCATATCTTGTAGCCAAATTTAATTGGCTTGCCCTGGATGAACATTTTTGCAGAGTGTTGACCATAGTATGGCACCATGGATTCATCCATGTTGAACTTATGAAAAATAACGTAACTTTTGAGATTTTCATTCAGGATTGTGTAGATGGGCTCAATTTTGCCTAGTTTTTTCCTTCTGGAAGACTGTTGTCGACAATGTGTATGGCACTTTTCAAGGCTTGAAACTGGTTGTGAGTTATAGCAGAAGCAACAACTGCAACTCCAAGATCAGGGTGAGTGGGCCAGTAGTGTCTTTCTTCTGGCAATCTGTGGTagccagagaaaaaaatactgtaccaAGAAATTACATCATGGGTGATGCTGAAATATGGCAGGTTTATGTCCCTCCTGGCATACAGGTTCATGTGAGTAACGATCATGTCCAAAATAGATGGGGTGAAA
This DNA window, taken from Macrobrachium rosenbergii isolate ZJJX-2024 chromosome 4, ASM4041242v1, whole genome shotgun sequence, encodes the following:
- the LOC136837610 gene encoding piggyBac transposable element-derived protein 3-like, giving the protein MDESMVPYYGQHSAKMFIQGKPIKFGYKIWALCGIDGYPYKLQLYRVTKHKMYFDNFFTSYVLLKSLAEQNIKVTGTVRDNKNAGAAKLMKPNAVMKKSTRGEFDLRCDGEVFCVNGMTTLCDDYK